A window of Vigna unguiculata cultivar IT97K-499-35 chromosome 4, ASM411807v1, whole genome shotgun sequence contains these coding sequences:
- the LOC114181109 gene encoding probable carboxylesterase 18 yields MPSQTEKPKLVLPLKTRVTLSFLSAVTDFARRCDGTVNRGFMKFLDYKTPSKAKSVNGVSTKDVTVDANRNLWIRVFTPKGYSGDGVLPVVIFFHGGGFAFLSPDSFAYDAVCRRFCRRIPAVIVSVNYRHTPEHRFPSQYDDGEDVLKFLAENPAVLPEYADLSKCFLAGDSAGANLAHQVAVRVAKSGLRGVRLVGLVSIQPWFGGEERTAAEVKFEGAPLVSTSRTDWLWKAFLPEGSDRDHWAVNVSGANSEDLSGLDYPNTLVIVGGFDPLQDWQRRYCEWLKKSGKKAQLIEYPTMIHAFYIFPELPESSQLISQVKDFITNRISDLKLSL; encoded by the coding sequence ATGCCTTCTCAAACGGAAAAACCAAAGCTTGTTCTGCCTCTCAAAACCCGAGTTACGTTATCCTTTCTCTCCGCCGTAACGGATTTTGCGCGCCGCTGCGACGGCACCGTTAATCGCGGTTTCATGAAATTCCTCGATTACAAGACCCCATCCAAAGCCAAATCCGTTAACGGCGTTTCTACTAAAGACGTCACTGTTGACGCCAACAGAAACCTCTGGATTCGCGTCTTTACTCCCAAAGGCTACTCCGGTGACGGCGTTCTTCCCGTCGTCATTTTCTTCCACGGCGGCGGCTTCGCTTTCCTCTCGCCGGACTCCTTTGCTTATGACGCCGTGTGCCGCCGATTCTGCCGCCGGATCCCTGCCGTTATTGTCTCTGTGAACTATCGCCACACGCCGGAGCACCGGTTCCCTTCGCAATACGACGACGGCGAGGACGTCCTCAAGTTCCTTGCCGAGAATCCCGCGGTGCTGCCGGAATATGCTGATTTGTCAAAGTGCTTCCTCGCTGGCGACAGCGCCGGCGCGAATTTGGCTCACCAGGTGGCGGTCCGGGTCGCCAAGTCGGGTCTCCGTGGAGTTCGGCTCGTCGGGTTGGTTTCCATTCAGCCGTGGTTTGGCGGGGAGGAGCGTACTGCCGCGGAGGTGAAATTTGAGGGTGCGCCGCTGGTGTCGACGTCAAGAACCGATTGGCTGTGGAAGGCGTTTTTGCCGGAGGGATCAGATCGCGATCACTGGGCGGTAAATGTGAGCGGAGCGAATTCGGAGGATTTGTCGGGTCTGGATTACCCGAATACCCTTGTGATTGTGGGTGGATTTGACCCGTTACAAGATTGGCAAAGAAGGTATTGTGAGTGGTTGAAAAAATCAGGGAAAAAGGCACAACTAATTGAATATCCAACCATGATTCATGCATTTTATATTTTCCCTGAATTGCCAGAATCATCTCAATTGATCTCACAGGTCAAAGATTTCATCACCAACAGAATCTCTGATTTGAAATTATCACTGTGA
- the LOC114181642 gene encoding probable carboxylesterase 18 gives MVPSKGSETAKPKPAMPWKARISISFISTITDAARRSNGTINRCLTNLLDIKAQACSSAVNGVTSKDVTIHAENKLWFRVFAPAVSPAAGTLPVVVYFHGGGFAFLSPDSFGYDAVCRRICRHVPAVVLSVNYRLTPEHRYPSQYDDGQNFLHFLDENRMVLPENADVSKCFLAGDSAGANLAHNVAVRVGKMGIRENLVENSGFRRIQVLGLVTIQPFFGGEERTEAEVKFEGAPLVSMERADWMWKAFLPDGSDRDHGACNVSGPNSEDLSGLDYPDTLVIVGGFDPLQDWQRRYYEWLTKSGKKAQLVEYPKMFHAFYVFPDLPESSQMMTQIKDFINKKLAQ, from the coding sequence ATGGTGCCATCCAAAGGGTCTGAAACGGCAAAACCCAAACCGGCTATGCCATGGAAGGCACGCATTTCAATAAGCTTTATTTCTACGATCACCGACGCCGCGCGCCGCTCTAACGGCACCATTAATCGCTGTCTAACCAACCTTCTCGATATCAAGGCCCAAGCCTGCTCCTCCGCCGTTAATGGTGTTACCTCCAAAGATGTCACCATTCACGCCGAAAACAAACTCTGGTTCCGCGTCTTCGCCCCCGCAGTCTCCCCCGCCGCCGGCACTCTCCCCGTCGTCGTCTACTTTCACGGAGGCGGCTTCGCGTTCCTCTCGCCGGACTCCTTCGGCTACGACGCCGTCTGTCGCCGAATCTGCCGCCACGTCCCCGCCGTTGTGCTCTCTGTTAATTACCGCCTCACACCGGAGCACCGGTACCCGTCGCAGTACGACGACGGCCAGAATTTCCTCCACTTCCTTGACGAGAATCGCATGGTACTGCCGGAGAACGCTGATGTGTCAAAATGTTTCCTTGCCGGCGACAGCGCCGGTGCTAACTTAGCTCACAACGTCGCAGTTCGGGTCGGGAAGATGGGAATCCGGGAAAATCTAGTTGAGAATTCGGGGTTTCGGAGAATCCAGGTCCTCGGGTTGGTGACGATCCAGCCATTTTTCGGCGGGGAGGAGCGGACGGAGGCTgaggtgaagtttgaaggtgcGCCGCTGGTGTCAATGGAGAGGGCCGATTGGATGTGGAAGGCGTTTTTGCCTGACGGATCGGATCGTGATCACGGAGCATGCAACGTGAGTGGGCCGAATTCGGAGGATTTGTCGGGTTTGGATTACCCGGATACCCTTGTGATTGTGGGTGGGTTTGATCCTTTACAAGATTGGCAAAGAAGGTATTACGAGTGGTTAACAAAATCGGGTAAAAAGGCCCAATTGGTTGAATATCCGAAAATGTTTCATgctttttatgtttttcctGACTTGCCTGAGTCTTCTCAAATGATGACACAGATCAAGGATTTCATTAACAAGAAACTCGCCCAATAG